ATAGCATTGAACAGAATCTCAGCTTTTCTCTTGTTATTTTTCTCAACCTCTTTCAATCCACCTCGTTCCAAAAGATCCTCAAAAACCAAACCACACATGTAAATTCCATAACAAGGTGGTGTATTGTAAAGTGAATTGTTTTCATCATGTATCTTGTAATCAAGCATCACAGGGGTAAAACTTTGAGCATTTCCAATCAAATCTTTTCTTATGATCACAATTGTTACACCAGAGGGTCCCACATTCTTCTGGGCCCCAGCATAAATAACCCCAAATTTTGACACATCAACAGGCTTTGAACAAAAATTAGAAGACATATCAGCAACCAAAATTCCACTTGAATTTTTAGGGTTAGGGTAATTAACATCCTTAAACTCAACCCCATGAATAGTTTCATTTGCACAAATATGCAAAAATCTAGCATCTGGGTTTTGTTCAAAATCATCAAAAGATGGAATCTTTGTATACTTTTCAGATTTCCCAGACCAAATCACTTTAGGTTTACAATACTTTTGCGCCTCTTTGAATGCTTTGTCACCCCACGAACCGGTGACGATGTAATCAACGCTGTCTTGTGGAGTGCAGAGGTTTAACGGCACGGCGGCGAATTGTGTGGTGGCGCCGCCTTGAAGGAACAAAACAGAGTATTCAGATGGGATCTGTAAGAGGGTACGTAGATCTGATTCAGCTTTTTGGATTATGGAGAGAAATTCTTTGCCTCTGTGGCTCATTTCCATAACACTCATGCCGGATCCACGCCAGTTGTAGAGCTCCGATTGGGCTTTAAGAAGAACATTTTCCGGTAAGGTGGCGGGACCGGCGGCGAAATTGAAGACACGATCTTGGGATTGGGTGTGGAGAGGTGTTGTAGAGTGCTGTGTGTCTAATTTGGTGGCACATTTGATTGAGATGGGTTTGAATGATAATGGAAGAAAaggtttgtttttgtttttgtttttgtgattAAAAAGGTTTGTGTTTTGAAAGAGACGAGTTTGAGGTGAAGTTGCCATTGATATGGTCATGCTAACGTTGTTGTTGGCAgttttctctgtttttttttttgtcgtgttgttgttttgaaaatggAGATGATTAGCAAAGATTTTGAATGTTGAAGAGGATTTATTTATAGTGAGTGTTAATTAAGTAAGTGATTTTTGTGGTGTTTGATATTTTCAACTCACAACTACTACTGCATTGAAAatgttttattatcatttaaaaagTCCTTCTCACTTCCTATTATGATCGAAgttataaatatatgtttaacttttaaatgGATCTACTATTAGTTACTTTAGTACttcaatatgttttttttagttaaagatAGTTATG
This region of Cicer arietinum cultivar CDC Frontier isolate Library 1 chromosome 8, Cicar.CDCFrontier_v2.0, whole genome shotgun sequence genomic DNA includes:
- the LOC101492152 gene encoding phosphoserine aminotransferase 2, chloroplastic: MTISMATSPQTRLFQNTNLFNHKNKNKNKPFLPLSFKPISIKCATKLDTQHSTTPLHTQSQDRVFNFAAGPATLPENVLLKAQSELYNWRGSGMSVMEMSHRGKEFLSIIQKAESDLRTLLQIPSEYSVLFLQGGATTQFAAVPLNLCTPQDSVDYIVTGSWGDKAFKEAQKYCKPKVIWSGKSEKYTKIPSFDDFEQNPDARFLHICANETIHGVEFKDVNYPNPKNSSGILVADMSSNFCSKPVDVSKFGVIYAGAQKNVGPSGVTIVIIRKDLIGNAQSFTPVMLDYKIHDENNSLYNTPPCYGIYMCGLVFEDLLERGGLKEVEKNNKRKAEILFNAIDESSGFYKCPVEKSVRSLMNVPFTLEKQELEGEFIKEAAKEKMVQLKGHRSVGGMRASIYNAMPLAGVEKLVAFMKDFQAKHA